A single Pseudomonas lutea DNA region contains:
- the gluQRS gene encoding tRNA glutamyl-Q(34) synthetase GluQRS, with the protein MKTPSYIGRFAPTPSGYLHFGSLVAALASYLDARSAGGKWLMRMEDLDPPREVPGAQAGILKTLEAYGFEWDGEVVRQSDRHHAYQDIINRWFSHGLAYACTCSRKQLENYNGIYPGFCRDAGHSPDNAAIRIRVPELEYRFEDRVQGEFRQHLGRDSGDFIIRRRDGFYAYQLAVVLDDGWQGVTDIVRGADLLDSTPRQLYLQELLGLPQSRYLHVPLITQPDGHKLGKSYRSPPLPSDQATPLLLRGLRALGQWVPGELAYASPREVLEHAISHWDADSIPRLGAIEEARID; encoded by the coding sequence ATGAAAACCCCTTCTTATATAGGGCGCTTTGCGCCAACCCCCAGCGGGTACCTTCACTTCGGCTCGCTGGTCGCGGCGCTGGCCTCGTACCTCGATGCCCGCTCTGCCGGTGGCAAATGGCTGATGCGCATGGAGGACCTCGACCCTCCCCGCGAGGTGCCGGGTGCGCAGGCAGGTATTCTCAAGACGCTCGAAGCCTATGGCTTTGAGTGGGACGGCGAAGTGGTCAGGCAGAGCGACCGGCACCACGCCTACCAGGACATCATCAATCGCTGGTTCAGCCACGGGCTTGCCTACGCCTGCACGTGTTCGCGCAAGCAGCTGGAAAACTACAACGGCATTTATCCGGGATTCTGTCGTGATGCCGGGCACTCACCCGACAACGCGGCGATCCGGATTCGCGTGCCTGAACTTGAGTATCGGTTCGAAGACCGAGTACAGGGCGAGTTTCGCCAGCATTTGGGGCGCGATTCGGGCGACTTCATCATTCGCCGCCGGGATGGCTTTTACGCCTATCAGCTGGCGGTTGTCCTTGATGACGGCTGGCAAGGCGTGACCGACATCGTAAGAGGCGCCGATTTGCTTGATTCCACGCCGCGCCAGTTGTACTTGCAGGAACTGCTCGGCCTGCCGCAGTCGCGCTATCTTCATGTGCCACTGATCACCCAGCCAGACGGTCACAAGCTGGGTAAGTCCTATCGCTCTCCCCCACTGCCGTCCGATCAGGCCACTCCGCTGCTGCTCCGGGGGCTGCGGGCTTTGGGCCAGTGGGTACCGGGAGAACTGGCCTACGCCTCCCCGCGAGAGGTGCTGGAGCACGCGATTTCGCACTGGGATGCCGATTCCATACCCCGCCTGGGCGCCATCGAGGAAGCACGAATAGACTGA
- the dksA gene encoding RNA polymerase-binding protein DksA, which yields MPTEEKQKSNPAISNFEPYVATKGEEYMGKPMRDHFTKILTKWKQDLMQEVDRTVDHMKDEAANFPDPADRASQEEEFALELRARDRERKLIKKIDKTLQLILDEDYGWCESCGVEIGIKRLEARPTADMCVDCKSLAEIKEKQVGK from the coding sequence ATGCCCACCGAAGAAAAGCAAAAGAGCAACCCGGCAATCAGTAATTTCGAACCCTACGTTGCGACAAAGGGTGAGGAATACATGGGCAAACCCATGCGAGATCACTTCACCAAGATCCTGACCAAATGGAAACAGGACTTGATGCAGGAAGTCGACCGCACGGTTGATCACATGAAGGATGAAGCGGCCAACTTTCCTGACCCTGCTGACCGTGCAAGCCAGGAAGAAGAATTCGCTTTGGAGCTGCGCGCCCGAGACCGTGAGCGCAAGCTGATCAAGAAGATCGACAAGACGCTGCAACTGATCCTCGACGAAGACTACGGCTGGTGCGAATCCTGCGGTGTCGAGATCGGCATCAAGCGCCTTGAGGCCCGTCCAACGGCCGACATGTGCGTAGACTGCAAGAGTCTCGCTGAAATCAAGGAAAAACAGGTCGGTAAATGA
- a CDS encoding pyridoxal phosphate-dependent aminotransferase produces the protein MPQPYSARSRAIEPFHVMALLARANELQAAGHDVIHLEIGEPDFTTAEPIIKAGQAALAAGKTRYTAARGLPELREAIAGFYAQRYGVHVDPGRILITPGGSGALLLAASLLVDPGKHWLLADPGYPCNRHFLRLVEGAAQLVPVGPEVRYQLTADLVAQHWNEDSVGALVASPANPTGTLLHRDELAALAASLKARDGHLVVDEIYHGLTYGTEASTVLEVDDDAFVLNSFSKYFGMTGWRLGWLVAPEAAVADLEKLAQNLYISAPSMAQTAALACFEPQTLAILEQRRAEFARRRDFLLPALRHLGFNIAVEPEGAFYLYADISTFGGDAFAFCHHFLEAEHVAFTPGLDFGRYRAGHHVRFAYTQNLSRLEEAVTRIARGLRSWQG, from the coding sequence ATGCCACAGCCCTACAGTGCGCGCAGCCGCGCTATCGAACCCTTTCATGTCATGGCGCTGTTGGCGCGGGCCAATGAGCTGCAGGCGGCGGGGCATGACGTCATTCACCTTGAGATCGGCGAGCCGGACTTCACCACCGCCGAACCGATCATAAAGGCTGGTCAGGCGGCATTGGCAGCGGGCAAAACGCGTTACACGGCCGCACGCGGCCTGCCGGAATTGCGCGAGGCCATCGCCGGGTTCTATGCACAACGCTACGGCGTGCATGTCGATCCGGGTCGTATCCTGATTACGCCCGGCGGCTCAGGCGCGTTACTGCTGGCAGCCAGCTTGCTGGTCGATCCCGGTAAGCATTGGTTGCTGGCCGATCCGGGCTATCCCTGCAATCGACACTTTTTGCGCCTTGTGGAGGGCGCTGCGCAGTTGGTGCCTGTAGGGCCAGAGGTCCGCTACCAGCTGACCGCTGATCTGGTTGCTCAACACTGGAATGAGGACAGCGTGGGTGCATTGGTGGCTTCTCCGGCCAATCCGACCGGCACGTTGCTGCACCGTGACGAGCTTGCTGCGCTTGCCGCGTCACTCAAAGCTCGGGATGGCCATCTCGTCGTTGACGAGATCTACCATGGCCTGACTTATGGCACAGAGGCCAGCACGGTACTGGAAGTCGATGACGACGCTTTCGTCCTCAACAGCTTTTCCAAATATTTCGGCATGACCGGCTGGCGGCTTGGCTGGCTGGTGGCACCCGAGGCGGCGGTCGCTGATCTTGAGAAGCTGGCGCAGAACCTCTACATCAGCGCGCCAAGCATGGCCCAAACCGCTGCGCTTGCCTGTTTCGAGCCCCAGACCCTCGCGATCCTGGAGCAGCGTCGGGCAGAGTTTGCTCGCCGTCGCGACTTTCTTTTGCCTGCGCTGCGTCATTTGGGTTTCAACATTGCTGTGGAGCCAGAAGGTGCTTTCTATCTATACGCGGACATCAGCACCTTCGGCGGCGATGCTTTTGCGTTTTGCCATCACTTTCTGGAAGCAGAGCACGTTGCATTTACGCCCGGACTGGACTTTGGCCGCTATCGAGCAGGTCATCATGTGCGCTTTGCCTATACCCAGAACCTTTCGCGGCTTGAGGAGGCGGTCACTCGCATAGCCCGTGGTCTTCGGAGTTGGCAGGGCTGA
- the sfsA gene encoding DNA/RNA nuclease SfsA yields the protein MRFSPALEEGRLIQRYKRFLADIETADGERLTIHCPNTGSMFNCMMPGGRVWFSRSNDPKRKLPGTWEITETPQGRLACVNTARANRLVEEALMAGVIAELAGFTALKREVAYGQENSRVDFRLDYPDGPLYLEVKSVTLGFDDTRVAAFPDAVTQRGARHLRELASLAREGVRAVLLYCVNLTGIDAVRPAAEIDAAYASALVEAVAAGVEVLAYGVKLTADEVCIDRSLEIHLTESRPISPVPLG from the coding sequence ATGCGATTTTCCCCAGCGCTGGAAGAAGGCCGGCTCATACAACGCTACAAGCGCTTTCTCGCCGACATCGAGACAGCCGATGGCGAGCGGCTGACAATTCATTGCCCCAACACGGGTTCGATGTTCAATTGCATGATGCCGGGCGGGCGCGTCTGGTTCAGTCGCTCCAATGATCCCAAGCGCAAGCTGCCAGGAACGTGGGAGATCACCGAGACACCTCAGGGTCGGCTCGCGTGTGTCAACACTGCGCGGGCCAATCGTCTGGTGGAAGAAGCGCTGATGGCAGGTGTGATTGCCGAGTTGGCAGGGTTCACGGCGCTGAAGCGAGAGGTGGCTTACGGTCAGGAAAACAGCCGTGTCGACTTCCGCCTGGATTACCCGGACGGCCCGCTTTATCTCGAAGTCAAAAGCGTAACGCTGGGCTTCGATGACACCCGCGTGGCTGCGTTTCCTGATGCAGTGACTCAACGCGGCGCCCGACATCTACGCGAGCTGGCGTCGCTGGCCAGAGAGGGCGTGCGCGCCGTTCTGCTCTATTGCGTGAACCTGACGGGCATTGATGCCGTGCGGCCTGCCGCAGAAATCGACGCGGCGTATGCCAGCGCGCTGGTCGAGGCCGTGGCAGCGGGGGTCGAAGTCCTGGCGTACGGCGTGAAACTCACCGCGGATGAAGTCTGCATAGATCGCAGCCTGGAGATTCATCTCACAGAGTCTCGCCCCATTAGTCCCGTGCCGCTGGGTTGA
- a CDS encoding Rieske (2Fe-2S) protein, translating into MKYLCDSAALIEGKSIGFDVDALKVLAVRRAGQVYVYANRCPHRGVPLEWQADEFLDASASLIQCATHGALFLIENGECVAGPCEGKSLRAIECAEDARGIWINPAARD; encoded by the coding sequence TTGAAGTACCTGTGCGACAGCGCTGCGCTGATTGAAGGCAAAAGCATCGGATTTGACGTTGATGCGCTCAAAGTTCTGGCCGTGAGGCGAGCAGGTCAGGTTTATGTGTACGCCAATCGATGCCCGCATCGAGGCGTTCCGCTGGAATGGCAGGCTGATGAATTCCTCGACGCCAGCGCCAGCCTTATCCAATGCGCTACCCACGGCGCCCTCTTCCTGATAGAGAACGGCGAGTGCGTCGCAGGCCCTTGCGAGGGCAAATCCCTGAGGGCCATCGAGTGCGCAGAAGACGCTCGGGGCATCTGGATCAACCCAGCGGCACGGGACTAA
- the deoC gene encoding deoxyribose-phosphate aldolase: MNKMSEVSDAGEVDEALAQQVIGILELASLNADDTPQRIIALCQRALTPVGHVAAICVLPRFAGLARRTLDSLCARDIKVVAAVNFPGGSPSVSSADMEAHAAIVAGADEIDVVYPFHALLGGDKQVGADIVNACRVRCGNNGVLTVTLETGVLRDPQVIHGASCVAIEEGANFLKTSTGKQAVNPTAQASRILIAAIAESGAHVGLNVSGNVRTLNEARVHMDLVRARFGLRWLEQGRLRLGSTSLLDDLLVHLGVSA, encoded by the coding sequence ATGAACAAGATGAGTGAAGTCAGCGACGCGGGCGAAGTCGATGAGGCGCTGGCACAGCAGGTAATTGGCATCCTGGAGCTGGCTTCACTGAATGCCGACGACACGCCGCAGAGGATCATCGCTCTGTGTCAGCGAGCGCTGACGCCGGTCGGTCATGTTGCAGCGATCTGTGTGCTGCCCAGGTTCGCCGGGCTCGCTCGCCGCACACTCGACAGCCTTTGCGCACGCGATATCAAGGTTGTGGCCGCGGTCAATTTTCCTGGCGGCTCGCCTTCTGTCAGCTCAGCCGACATGGAAGCTCATGCGGCGATCGTCGCGGGTGCTGACGAAATCGATGTGGTCTATCCGTTTCACGCGCTGCTGGGTGGGGACAAGCAGGTGGGTGCAGACATCGTGAATGCCTGCCGGGTCAGGTGCGGCAATAACGGCGTGTTGACCGTAACGTTGGAGACCGGGGTGCTGCGCGATCCGCAGGTCATCCACGGGGCGAGTTGCGTTGCGATTGAGGAGGGCGCGAACTTCTTGAAAACCAGCACCGGCAAACAGGCCGTCAATCCGACTGCACAGGCCAGCCGAATTCTGATCGCGGCCATTGCCGAATCGGGTGCGCATGTCGGGCTCAATGTCTCGGGAAATGTCCGTACGCTCAACGAAGCGCGGGTACACATGGATCTTGTAAGAGCACGCTTTGGGCTGCGATGGCTTGAACAGGGACGACTGCGGCTAGGGTCAACCAGCCTTCTGGATGATCTGCTGGTGCATCTGGGTGTGAGCGCTTGA
- a CDS encoding TfoX/Sxy family protein has product MDDDLQCMKNLGKTSVQWLHAAGIHNAADLRRLGAIQAYMAVKIRGFRPSKVLLYSLEGALLDRHWCDLPAGRKTSLDQKLDGIGA; this is encoded by the coding sequence ATGGACGATGATCTTCAATGCATGAAGAACCTGGGGAAGACCTCGGTTCAATGGCTTCACGCTGCGGGCATTCACAACGCTGCCGACCTGCGCCGGCTTGGAGCGATCCAAGCGTATATGGCCGTCAAAATCAGAGGATTTCGCCCCTCTAAAGTCCTGCTCTACTCCTTGGAAGGCGCCCTGCTCGACCGTCACTGGTGCGACCTGCCAGCAGGGCGCAAAACCTCGCTGGACCAAAAACTGGACGGCATTGGTGCATAG
- a CDS encoding pentapeptide repeat-containing protein yields the protein MNQPKQLDSPLFALLRKDDVTAFNLERPAQGPVDLSAGDFRGLDLREINADGIDFSDAYFRSADLRGVDFRTTKLEGASIAHAQISGAYFPPELSADEILMSVNFGTRLRYRTR from the coding sequence ATGAACCAGCCCAAGCAGCTCGACTCACCCCTTTTTGCGTTGCTGCGAAAAGACGACGTGACCGCATTCAATCTCGAACGGCCCGCGCAAGGTCCTGTCGATCTTTCGGCGGGGGACTTTCGTGGCCTGGATCTACGCGAAATCAATGCTGACGGGATTGACTTCAGCGACGCCTATTTCAGGTCGGCAGATCTGCGCGGCGTAGATTTTCGAACGACAAAGCTGGAAGGCGCCAGCATCGCCCACGCCCAGATATCGGGTGCCTACTTTCCTCCGGAATTGAGTGCAGACGAGATTCTCATGTCCGTGAACTTCGGTACCCGCCTGCGTTATCGCACCCGCTAA
- a CDS encoding AAA family ATPase, which translates to MSQTLIAALQNPALFPHPVEQSQVIETHISWVLLTGPYVYKMKKPVNFGFLDFTTLKARKHFCEQELMLNQRLTDDLYLEVLPITGSIDAPQLNGEGEAIEYVLKMRQFPQDGLLSTLQAKGELTTAHIDDMARQIAEFHLKSPKVPMENPLGSADSAMAPVTQNFEQILPFLNEKSDLIQLEALEAWAKTSFERLKPLMNQRKLDGFIRECHGDIHLGNATLINGKVVIFDCIEFNEPFRMTDVYADIAFLAMDLEDRGLKSLSRRLVSQYLELTGDYAGLQLLNFYKAYRALVRAKVALFSLNADADQVQRAATLRQYRNYANLAESYSAIPSNFLAITHGVSAVGKSQVALRLVEALGAIRLRSDVERKRLFAHSADLYSTDVSASTYERLNELAGIVLSAGLPVVIDATYLKLNQRQTTAQVAEALGAPFLIIDCAAPKAVIEGWLAQRRAQNQDPSDATMEVIEAQLASREPLTADEILRSRHVETNVSGDLDKLVADIRQHLPGL; encoded by the coding sequence GTGAGCCAGACACTGATAGCCGCGCTGCAAAACCCTGCCCTGTTCCCACATCCGGTGGAACAGTCTCAGGTCATCGAGACGCATATTTCCTGGGTCCTGCTCACCGGCCCATACGTCTATAAGATGAAGAAGCCGGTCAATTTCGGTTTCCTGGATTTCACCACCCTGAAGGCGCGCAAACATTTTTGTGAGCAGGAACTGATGCTAAACCAGCGCCTGACGGACGATCTTTACCTGGAAGTGCTCCCCATCACCGGCAGCATCGACGCTCCCCAGTTGAATGGTGAAGGCGAAGCAATAGAGTACGTGCTGAAAATGCGCCAGTTCCCGCAGGATGGACTGCTCAGCACTCTGCAAGCCAAGGGCGAATTGACGACCGCTCACATCGACGACATGGCGCGTCAGATCGCGGAGTTTCACCTGAAGTCGCCCAAGGTTCCGATGGAGAATCCGCTGGGTAGCGCTGACAGTGCCATGGCACCGGTCACGCAGAACTTTGAACAGATTCTGCCATTCCTCAATGAAAAATCTGACCTGATTCAGCTGGAAGCACTGGAGGCATGGGCTAAAACCAGCTTCGAACGCCTCAAGCCTTTGATGAATCAGCGCAAGCTGGACGGCTTCATCCGCGAATGCCACGGCGATATCCATCTGGGCAACGCTACTTTGATCAACGGCAAGGTGGTGATCTTCGACTGCATCGAGTTCAACGAGCCGTTCCGCATGACCGATGTGTATGCGGACATCGCGTTTCTGGCCATGGACCTTGAGGATCGCGGTCTGAAAAGCCTTTCCCGTCGGCTGGTCAGCCAGTACCTGGAACTGACCGGCGACTACGCAGGCCTTCAGTTGCTCAATTTTTACAAAGCGTACCGGGCACTGGTGCGCGCCAAGGTTGCACTGTTCAGCCTGAACGCCGATGCCGACCAGGTACAGCGTGCCGCGACGCTGCGCCAGTATCGTAACTACGCAAACCTGGCCGAGAGCTACAGCGCTATTCCATCGAACTTCCTGGCGATCACGCACGGTGTTTCCGCTGTCGGCAAAAGTCAGGTCGCCCTGCGACTGGTCGAAGCGCTCGGGGCCATTCGTCTGCGGTCCGATGTGGAACGCAAACGCCTGTTTGCGCACAGTGCCGATCTGTATTCCACCGACGTGAGTGCCTCCACTTACGAACGCCTGAACGAGCTGGCGGGCATCGTCCTCAGCGCCGGGCTGCCGGTGGTGATCGACGCCACCTATTTGAAACTCAATCAGCGTCAAACGACCGCGCAGGTTGCCGAGGCACTGGGAGCTCCTTTCCTGATCATTGACTGCGCAGCGCCAAAAGCCGTGATCGAAGGTTGGCTGGCCCAACGTCGCGCGCAAAATCAGGACCCATCCGACGCAACCATGGAAGTCATCGAAGCCCAACTGGCCAGTCGTGAGCCTCTGACGGCTGATGAAATCTTGCGCAGCAGACACGTCGAAACCAACGTCAGTGGCGATCTCGACAAACTGGTCGCTGACATTCGTCAGCATTTGCCAGGCCTCTAA
- the mrcB gene encoding penicillin-binding protein 1B: MTRSRTPKKSPKPTNSRLRSLLGWALKLSLVGLVILGCFAVYLDSIVQEKFSGKRWTIPAKVYARPLELFVGQKLSRDDFLLELDALGYRREGVANGPGAASVNGNTVDLNTRGFQFYEGADPAQQIRVRFSGDYVAELAAANGAKLAVARLEPLMIGGLYPKNLEDRILIKLDQAPPYLLDTLVTVEDRDFYHHFGVSPKGIVRAFWINASAGQMRQGGSTLTQQLVKNFYLTNERSITRKLTEAMMAVLLEIHYSKQEILEAYLNEVFVGQDGQRAVHGFGLASQYFFSQPLSELKLHQVALLVGLVKGPSYYNPRRNPDRALERRNLVLDLLEQQGVATAEVVAAAKKMPLGVTKTGSLADSSFPDFLDLVKRQLRQDYRDEDLTEEGLRIFTSFDPILQMKSEAAVRESFAKISGRKGADEMETAMVVTNPETGEVQALIGSRQAGFAGFNRALDAVRPIGSLVKPAIYLTALERPQQYSLTSWIPDEPFQVKGADGQIWKPQNYDHKAHGNIFLYQGLAHSYNLSSAKLGLDLGIPNVFKTLTKLGVTREWPAFPSMLLGAGALTPIEVATMYQTIASGGFNTPLRGIRSVLTAEGEPLKRYPFQIQQRFDPGSIYLLQNAMQRVMREGTGKSVYNVLPATLNLAGKSGTTNDSRDSWFAGFSQDLLAIVWMGRDDNGKTPFTGATGALQIWTSFMKKADPLPLDMAMPDNVVQAWVNASTGQGTDASCPNAVQMPYIRGSEPQPGPTCGGPAAPADSVMDWVKGWLN; encoded by the coding sequence ATGACCCGATCCCGCACCCCGAAAAAATCCCCCAAACCCACCAACAGCCGGCTGCGCAGCCTGTTGGGCTGGGCCCTGAAACTCAGTCTCGTCGGGCTGGTGATCCTTGGCTGCTTCGCCGTTTACCTGGACTCCATCGTTCAGGAGAAATTCTCCGGCAAGCGCTGGACCATCCCGGCCAAAGTCTACGCACGACCGTTGGAGCTCTTCGTTGGGCAAAAGCTGTCACGCGACGACTTTCTTCTGGAGCTCGATGCACTGGGCTACCGCCGCGAGGGCGTAGCCAACGGTCCCGGCGCTGCGTCGGTGAACGGCAATACCGTAGACCTCAACACCCGTGGCTTCCAGTTTTACGAAGGTGCTGATCCGGCGCAGCAGATTCGCGTGCGCTTCTCCGGCGATTACGTGGCGGAGCTGGCCGCGGCCAATGGCGCCAAGCTTGCCGTTGCGCGTCTCGAGCCGCTGATGATTGGCGGCCTGTATCCGAAGAACCTCGAAGACCGCATCCTGATCAAGCTCGACCAGGCGCCTCCTTATTTGCTCGACACGCTCGTCACGGTTGAAGATCGGGATTTCTACCATCATTTCGGCGTATCCCCGAAGGGCATCGTACGGGCTTTCTGGATCAACGCATCTGCCGGTCAGATGCGTCAGGGCGGGTCGACGCTGACTCAGCAATTGGTCAAGAACTTTTACCTGACCAATGAGCGCAGCATCACGCGCAAGCTGACAGAAGCGATGATGGCTGTACTGCTGGAAATCCATTACAGCAAGCAGGAAATCCTTGAGGCCTACCTCAACGAAGTGTTCGTCGGGCAGGACGGGCAGCGCGCAGTTCACGGCTTTGGCCTGGCGAGTCAGTACTTCTTCAGCCAGCCGTTGTCTGAGCTGAAACTGCATCAAGTCGCTTTGTTGGTCGGTCTGGTCAAGGGGCCTTCCTATTACAATCCCCGTCGCAACCCGGATCGTGCGCTGGAGCGGCGCAATCTGGTCCTCGACCTGCTGGAGCAGCAGGGCGTGGCGACAGCGGAAGTCGTAGCGGCAGCGAAGAAAATGCCGTTGGGTGTGACCAAAACCGGCTCGCTGGCTGACAGTTCGTTCCCGGATTTCCTCGATCTGGTCAAACGCCAATTGCGTCAGGATTACCGTGACGAAGACTTGACCGAAGAAGGGCTGCGGATCTTCACCAGCTTCGACCCGATTCTGCAGATGAAATCCGAAGCAGCGGTGCGCGAAAGCTTCGCCAAAATATCGGGCCGCAAAGGCGCCGACGAGATGGAAACGGCCATGGTCGTGACCAATCCGGAAACCGGCGAAGTCCAGGCACTGATTGGCAGCCGTCAGGCCGGGTTCGCCGGTTTCAATCGGGCGCTGGATGCCGTTCGCCCGATCGGCTCGTTGGTAAAGCCGGCCATTTACCTGACCGCTCTTGAACGTCCGCAGCAGTATTCGCTGACCAGTTGGATTCCGGACGAGCCCTTTCAGGTGAAAGGCGCCGACGGCCAGATCTGGAAGCCCCAGAACTACGACCACAAAGCCCACGGCAATATTTTCCTGTATCAGGGGCTGGCGCATTCCTACAACCTGTCCAGTGCGAAACTGGGACTGGACCTGGGCATTCCGAACGTATTCAAGACACTCACCAAGCTGGGTGTGACCCGCGAGTGGCCTGCCTTCCCGTCGATGTTGCTGGGCGCCGGCGCGCTCACCCCGATCGAAGTCGCAACCATGTACCAGACCATTGCCAGCGGTGGCTTCAACACGCCGCTGCGGGGGATTCGCAGTGTTCTGACTGCCGAAGGTGAGCCGCTCAAGCGTTATCCGTTCCAGATTCAGCAACGTTTCGACCCTGGCTCGATCTATCTTCTGCAGAACGCCATGCAGCGGGTGATGCGAGAAGGCACGGGTAAGTCGGTGTACAACGTCCTGCCAGCGACGCTGAATCTGGCGGGCAAGTCGGGGACTACCAACGATTCACGCGACAGTTGGTTTGCCGGATTCAGCCAGGATTTGCTGGCGATCGTGTGGATGGGCCGCGACGACAACGGCAAGACGCCTTTCACCGGTGCTACCGGTGCTTTGCAGATATGGACCAGCTTCATGAAAAAGGCCGATCCCCTTCCGCTGGACATGGCCATGCCCGACAACGTGGTGCAAGCCTGGGTCAACGCCAGCACGGGACAAGGCACTGACGCGAGCTGCCCGAATGCCGTACAGATGCCGTATATTCGCGGCAGTGAGCCGCAACCCGGTCCGACCTGCGGCGGGCCTGCAGCGCCTGCCGATTCGGTGATGGATTGGGTCAAGGGCTGGTTGAATTAA
- a CDS encoding tetratricopeptide repeat protein translates to MNKWWIPAVTALALLNGCASQTRSAIPVVDSGSRVSNGERVSSNRNNTYRAPVQTPSQSQAIQEDSGVTVMVPGGANASGAPISTFVPPASAPISTAPIDTSPVSPAPANNTYTPPAATGSTYNMPASAPTGIPSASSGGLSEDEQLDGPVLALLTTAQQQQSGGDLNGAASSLERAQRVAPREPQVLYRLAQVRLAQGDAPQAEQLARRGLTYANGRASLQASLWGLIAQSREKQGDAAGAALARQKANG, encoded by the coding sequence GTGAACAAGTGGTGGATTCCGGCTGTAACGGCTCTGGCTTTGCTCAACGGCTGCGCGTCCCAGACGCGCAGCGCTATTCCGGTGGTCGACTCAGGGTCGCGCGTTTCCAACGGCGAGCGTGTGTCTTCAAACCGTAACAACACCTACCGAGCGCCGGTTCAGACGCCGTCGCAGTCGCAGGCCATTCAGGAAGATTCCGGTGTGACGGTGATGGTGCCTGGTGGCGCCAACGCGAGCGGTGCGCCTATCTCTACCTTCGTGCCGCCAGCCTCGGCCCCGATCAGCACGGCCCCGATCGATACCTCGCCGGTCAGCCCGGCGCCGGCCAACAATACCTACACGCCGCCGGCCGCCACCGGTAGCACCTACAACATGCCTGCCTCGGCACCAACGGGCATTCCGTCGGCGTCCAGTGGCGGGCTGTCGGAAGATGAGCAGCTCGACGGCCCGGTGCTGGCCTTGCTGACCACCGCCCAGCAGCAACAGTCCGGTGGCGATCTCAATGGTGCAGCTTCGAGCCTTGAGCGCGCGCAGCGTGTCGCCCCCCGCGAGCCGCAGGTCTTGTATCGACTGGCGCAAGTGCGGTTGGCGCAGGGGGATGCGCCCCAGGCTGAGCAGCTGGCGCGTCGTGGCCTTACCTATGCAAACGGTCGCGCCAGCCTTCAAGCCAGCCTCTGGGGTCTGATCGCTCAGTCACGTGAAAAACAGGGTGACGCTGCCGGCGCAGCACTGGCTCGGCAGAAAGCCAATGGATAA
- a CDS encoding YqcC family protein — MDKRLPTIADQLLLIERELRVLGWWKEVPPSDEALSSREPFCVDTLDFDQWLQWIFLPRMKTILEQDLTLPTASGILEMAQMVYAGNARETATLLGLLRDFDRLITESA; from the coding sequence ATGGATAAACGCCTGCCGACCATCGCAGATCAATTACTGTTGATCGAGCGCGAATTGCGAGTACTGGGATGGTGGAAAGAAGTGCCCCCCAGCGACGAAGCGCTGTCGAGCCGTGAGCCTTTTTGCGTCGACACGCTGGATTTCGACCAGTGGCTGCAATGGATCTTTCTGCCGCGCATGAAGACCATTCTTGAGCAGGACCTGACCTTGCCCACAGCATCGGGCATTCTTGAAATGGCGCAGATGGTCTACGCCGGCAATGCTCGAGAAACCGCCACTCTGCTGGGGCTGCTGAGGGACTTTGACCGGCTTATCACCGAGTCTGCCTGA
- a CDS encoding DUF4124 domain-containing protein, which produces MRWMILAATLTLALGQTTSQAAQVYKWVDAQGVTHFDAQPPAGQTAEEIDTGKPVSASPAPPPQNQEGAREQEAVDAKVRKQVAAQEAKRKEICEEQRTNLAQLQNNPRVRQEVNGEFRRFTEEERQGRIAEVKQYLDDQCN; this is translated from the coding sequence ATGCGCTGGATGATTCTTGCAGCGACGCTGACACTTGCCCTGGGTCAGACCACCAGCCAGGCAGCGCAGGTATATAAATGGGTCGACGCCCAGGGAGTGACGCATTTTGACGCGCAGCCTCCTGCCGGGCAGACAGCGGAGGAAATCGATACTGGCAAACCGGTCAGCGCATCCCCTGCCCCGCCGCCACAGAATCAGGAAGGCGCGCGGGAGCAGGAAGCGGTTGATGCCAAAGTGAGGAAGCAGGTCGCGGCCCAAGAGGCCAAGCGTAAAGAGATTTGTGAGGAACAGCGCACCAACCTCGCGCAGTTGCAAAACAACCCGCGGGTACGACAGGAAGTGAACGGGGAGTTCAGGCGCTTTACCGAAGAAGAACGCCAGGGCCGCATCGCCGAGGTCAAGCAGTACCTCGACGATCAGTGCAACTGA